The Clostridioides difficile genome has a segment encoding these proteins:
- a CDS encoding cyclic lactone autoinducer peptide encodes MKMFIVKIMKCAGSLALSTAILSANSTCPWIIHQPKVPKEIKSLKKIS; translated from the coding sequence ATGAAAATGTTTATTGTGAAAATTATGAAGTGTGCTGGTTCACTAGCACTGAGTACTGCAATTTTGTCAGCAAATAGCACTTGTCCATGGATTATACATCAACCTAAGGTACCAAAAGAAATTAAGAGTTTAAAAAAGATAAGTTAA
- a CDS encoding accessory gene regulator B family protein, producing the protein MFKRYADKMTSVLVFNNMIDNNESRVYSYGFEILIAFIVNMTTILLLGFLFGKFKYILFFLICYCPIRQFSGGYHANNYFRCLLTFVFIILSTMFIIEYLNVDLFKNIIMIIASISWIGICIMCPVEHKSNPINEVEKLTYKKIAISISTVVLLMTVSSFSLNVFVDYFIYSAFAMFWICIMLVLGKLKSKKNISKICEREN; encoded by the coding sequence ATGTTTAAGAGGTATGCTGATAAAATGACATCTGTTTTAGTTTTCAATAATATGATAGATAACAATGAATCTAGGGTGTATTCTTATGGATTTGAAATATTAATTGCTTTTATAGTTAATATGACGACCATACTACTCTTAGGTTTTTTATTTGGGAAATTTAAATACATATTGTTTTTTTTAATATGTTACTGCCCAATAAGACAATTTTCTGGAGGGTATCATGCAAATAACTATTTTAGGTGTCTACTAACCTTTGTTTTTATAATTTTATCTACGATGTTTATTATAGAATATTTAAATGTAGATTTATTTAAAAATATTATTATGATTATTGCTAGTATTAGTTGGATTGGAATTTGCATTATGTGTCCAGTAGAGCATAAAAGTAATCCTATAAATGAGGTAGAAAAGTTAACTTATAAAAAAATTGCTATATCTATATCTACAGTAGTCTTGTTAATGACAGTTTCGAGTTTTTCACTAAATGTATTTGTGGATTACTTTATATATAGTGCTTTTGCGATGTTTTGGATTTGTATAATGCTGGTATTAGGTAAATTAAAATCTAAAAAAAATATAAGTAAAATATGTGAGAGGGAGAATTAA